CGTGAGCTTTCTCAGCGCCTGGGACATGAGCCTCGCCTGAAGCCCCATATGGGCGTCTCCCATCTCGCCTTCAATCTCCGCCTTGGGCACGAGGGCCGCCACCGAGTCGACAACGATGATGTCCACCGCCCCGCTTCTCACGAGTATCTCAGTGATCTCCAGGGCCTGCTCGCCCGTATCGGGCTGGGAGATGAGGAGATCGTCCGTATTGACCCCGATCCGCTTCGCGTACGCCACGTCGAGGGCATGCTCCGCGTCGATGAAGGCCGCGGTCCCTCCCGTCTTCTGGATCTCGCTTACTACTTCGAGAGCGAGGGTTGTCTTGCCCGACGCCTCGGGACCATAAATCTCGACGACCCTGCCTCTCGGAAGGCCTCCGACGCCAAGGGCCATATCAAGGGCGATCGACCCTGTGGAGACCACGGGTATGGCTTCAATAGGCTTTTCACCAAGCTTCATTATCGAGCCCTTACCGAAAAGCTTCTCGATCTGGGTGACCGCCATATCGATGGCTCTTCCTTTGTTACCCTCTTTCGCCTCTTCTTTCACGCTCTATCCTCCAAGTTTGATGTCCCACTGAGGCGTGTACACGGCCCCCTCTTTTTTCAGGGTGGACTCAAAGAGCACCACCCTCTCCACGGGAAATTGCCTTCTCTCCAAAGGCTCTATATCTCTGTCGAGCAGGGGCCCGGGGATCTTTGCCCGCCCCAATGTAATGTGGGGCGTAAATTCCCGCGCCTCCGATTCAATATCCAGAGTGGAAAGTCCGATTTCCATGTCGTCAAAAATCTCTTTTATTGTGGCTGCTCCTTCTTCCAGATCGGCCATCACTACCCTCGCCCTCCTCCGGTTGGGGAAAGCGCCTATCCCTTTTATGGAAGCCGTAAAAGGCTTGTAGTCGGCACCGATAAAAGAGATGCTCTGCCTGATCCTGAGGGCGGTCTCCTGATCTATCTGCCCCAGAAACTTGAGTGTGACGTGAAGCTGCTCCTGCCGCACCCACCGGATCCCTTTGGCCCGCGCTGCCATGCGGGTAATCACATCGTAAAGATATTTCTTGAGGTCGTCGGGGATCTCGATTGCGAGAAAGGCCCTCACTCAAGCTCTCCTTTAAGGCAGGCATACAAGAGGTTCAGGGCCTCTTCGGCCGTCTTCGCCCTTATCTCGCCGCGGTCTCCCTGAAAAAGAAATTTTCGGACATGGCTCTTCCCCGCCCACGCCAGACCCACGAAAACCGTACCCACAGGTTTTTCGGGCGTGCCGCCCCCGGGTCCTGCTATGCCTGTCACGGAAAGGCTGATATCCGCCGACGCCAGTCTTCTCACCCCATCGGCCATGGCCGCCGCGACTTCGTTGCTCACCGCCCCCATTCGTGCCAGCAGTTCCCCCGGCACTCCCAGGATCGTTTCTTTTGCACGGTTGCTGTAGGTAATCACTCCCATCTCAAAATAATCGGACGCACCTGCAATATCGGTGATGAGCTTGGCTAAGAGTCCGCCAGTGCAGGACTCGGCCACGGAGATCTTCATCTCTTTTTCCCTGAGCAAGGCACCGACTTTCTCTTCCGGACTCATATTACCATTCCTATGGCGAGAAGGACAAGGTTTGCAAGAATTCCGGCAACCACGTCGTCGGCCACGACTCCGTATCCCCGCCTCAGTGCCTCTGCCTGGCGCACGGGGAAAGGCTTCACGATGTCGAAAAACCTGAAAAGGACAAAGCCCGCGACGATATTGACTATTGTCGGCCTATGGCCGGTCATGGTCACGTACATGCCTACCAGCTCGTCCAGAACGATGTAGCACGGGTCCTTCTCTGCCGACTTGAACAGGTTGATCAATATAACGGAAATCACACACAGGGAAGCGGTAAAAATTACATTAGCGGCAAGTGAGGAAAAAGGGAATAGGTACGCCAGGAGCGCCCCGAACGCCGACGCCCATGTACCCGGAGCAAAAGGCAGATAGCCTATGAACCCGCAGCTTACACAAAAGAGCAGGGCCTTATGTCTTATCTCCATAGACCTGTTTGTCGTCAAACACCTTTGTGCCTACCACTTTCCATCCTTTATCCCACACCCTGTAGAAGCAGCTCCAGAATCCCGTATGGCATGCAGCCACTTTCTGATTCACCATGAGCAATATCGTATCGTTGTCGCAGTCGATAAAGACCGACTTCACTTCCTGGGTATGGCCCGAGCTCTCCCCCTTGAGCCAGAGCTTGTTTCTCGAACGCGAGTAAAAATGCGCCTTACCGGACTGGAGGGTAAGGTCGAAGGCCTCTTTATTCATGTAAGCCACCATGAGCACGTCTTTCGTGCCCTCATCCTGGACCACCGCCGGGACCAGTCCTCTTTCATCCCATTTTATCTCTTCCATCATTATCCACCCATTCGGCTCGAGCCTCTGCTAAAGCCTTACGTTAACTCCTTTTCCCTTAAGATACCTCTTCGCGTCCATCACCGTGTGCTCCTTATAATGAAAGATGGATGCGGCAAGCACGGCATCGGCCTTCCCTTCTACAAACCCCTCGTAAAGGTGCTCCAGGGTACCCACGCCGCCTGATGCGATTACCGGTATATTCACTCTTTCCGAAATCATGCGGGTGAGCTCGATATCAAAACCTATTTTCGTCCCGTCCCTGTCCATGCTGGTAAGGAGTATCTCGCCCGCGCCGAGTTCCTCCACCTTCTTTGCCCATTCTATCGCGTCGACTCCCGTGGGCCGTCTTCCTCCGTAGGTAAAGACCTCAAAGCCATCGCCCTTCCTCTTCGCGTCAATGGCGATACATATGCATTGGCTGCCGAAGACCTCCGCGGCCTCCCGCACAAATTCCGGAAATTCCACCGCCGTGGTATTTATCGTTACTTTATCGGCCCCGGCAAGGAGTATCTCCCTGATGTCCTGCAGGCTCTTTATGCCTCCGCCAACCGTGAGGGGCATGAACACTTCGTGGGCGACCTTCTCCACTACCTTTATGATCGTTTTGCGTTTCTCATGGGACGCCGTGATATCAAGGAAACAAAGCTCATCGGCCATCTGCTCCTCGTAGCTCTGCGCATTCGCCACCGGGTCGCCTGCATCCCGGAGCTCGAGGAAATTTGTCCCCTTCACTACCCTTCCCTCCATCACGTCGAGACAGGGTATGATTCTCTTCGTCAACATAGGGCAACCGCCTCCTCGATATCGATCAATCCCTCGTATACTGCCTTACCGAGAATTGTCGCCCAGGCGCCCATATCTTTGAGCTTCTTCACGTCATCGATGTGCGTGACCCCGCCGCTCGCGATGACCGG
This is a stretch of genomic DNA from Syntrophorhabdaceae bacterium. It encodes these proteins:
- the hisF gene encoding imidazole glycerol phosphate synthase subunit HisF is translated as MLTKRIIPCLDVMEGRVVKGTNFLELRDAGDPVANAQSYEEQMADELCFLDITASHEKRKTIIKVVEKVAHEVFMPLTVGGGIKSLQDIREILLAGADKVTINTTAVEFPEFVREAAEVFGSQCICIAIDAKRKGDGFEVFTYGGRRPTGVDAIEWAKKVEELGAGEILLTSMDRDGTKIGFDIELTRMISERVNIPVIASGGVGTLEHLYEGFVEGKADAVLAASIFHYKEHTVMDAKRYLKGKGVNVRL
- the hisI gene encoding phosphoribosyl-AMP cyclohydrolase, yielding MMEEIKWDERGLVPAVVQDEGTKDVLMVAYMNKEAFDLTLQSGKAHFYSRSRNKLWLKGESSGHTQEVKSVFIDCDNDTILLMVNQKVAACHTGFWSCFYRVWDKGWKVVGTKVFDDKQVYGDKT
- a CDS encoding phosphatidylglycerophosphatase A gives rise to the protein MEIRHKALLFCVSCGFIGYLPFAPGTWASAFGALLAYLFPFSSLAANVIFTASLCVISVILINLFKSAEKDPCYIVLDELVGMYVTMTGHRPTIVNIVAGFVLFRFFDIVKPFPVRQAEALRRGYGVVADDVVAGILANLVLLAIGMVI
- a CDS encoding nicotinamide-nucleotide amidohydrolase family protein, whose product is MSPEEKVGALLREKEMKISVAESCTGGLLAKLITDIAGASDYFEMGVITYSNRAKETILGVPGELLARMGAVSNEVAAAMADGVRRLASADISLSVTGIAGPGGGTPEKPVGTVFVGLAWAGKSHVRKFLFQGDRGEIRAKTAEEALNLLYACLKGELE
- the recA gene encoding recombinase RecA, which encodes MKEEAKEGNKGRAIDMAVTQIEKLFGKGSIMKLGEKPIEAIPVVSTGSIALDMALGVGGLPRGRVVEIYGPEASGKTTLALEVVSEIQKTGGTAAFIDAEHALDVAYAKRIGVNTDDLLISQPDTGEQALEITEILVRSGAVDIIVVDSVAALVPKAEIEGEMGDAHMGLQARLMSQALRKLTATISKSMTTVIFINQIRQKIGVMFGNPETTTGGNALKFYASVRLDIRRIAAIKDGQEVVGSRTRVKIVKNKVAPPFREVEFDIIFGYGISKEGDLIDLGVEAGVVEKLGAWYSYGETRIGQGRENAKDFLKKHESVAQEVEAKILAHYEMKKGE
- the thpR gene encoding RNA 2',3'-cyclic phosphodiesterase, translated to MRAFLAIEIPDDLKKYLYDVITRMAARAKGIRWVRQEQLHVTLKFLGQIDQETALRIRQSISFIGADYKPFTASIKGIGAFPNRRRARVVMADLEEGAATIKEIFDDMEIGLSTLDIESEAREFTPHITLGRAKIPGPLLDRDIEPLERRQFPVERVVLFESTLKKEGAVYTPQWDIKLGG